The segment ATGAATTTATTTATATCTTCAGAGAAAGTTGTTTTAAAAGTAAGCTGTTTAAAAGTATTAATTAAGCTTGCAGCAAATAATAATACAGATGACTTTTTTACTAAGGTCTTTAGTCTCATTGAATTAGCAATAAAAGAAGATTCAGCTGAAATAATCCTTTCCGTTATTTGTTTATTAAGGCAATTAGGGAAAAAAGGACTGCCAATGCTTATAAAATTAGCAATTAATACAGATAATATTCTTGCTTCTAAGGCTGCTATTACAGCAATAGGAGAGATTTCTGATACTAGATCAATAAATTGCTTGAATCAATTACTAGATGATTCGGCTTTAGACTTAATTTTGCGAGAAAGTGCAATATATGCTTTATCAAATTTGGAATCTAATTGATTTAAATCTTATTTTTCTAGATATTAGTTAGACTATTTATGGCAAGTTTAATAATTTTAATCACTTCTATATTTTTTTCTTTATCTAATCTTTGCTGTAGATAGCTAACCTGACCTAATGCATTAAATCTCATTAGTGATAACGCTGTCTGTTTCCTAACTTCATTATTATCGCTATTTAATTTGTCAATTAATGCTCTTGAAAACCATTCTTCTTGTTGAAAGAAATTAATTAACCTTATAGCTTCAATTTGCACTTCATACGAGGGGTCATTTAATGCTTCCTTAACAATATTCTTTGCATCTCTATCGTTTAAGTTTTCTATTTGATCTCCAAGTGCAGCAATTGCAGATGCTCTAACAAGTTGATTTTTTGACTTAGCAGCTTTTTTGATTTCTTTAGATCCCTTTGCCCCAATAAAAGCGAGTCCCCATCGTGCAAGCCCACATTGTGTTGAAGAACTTTGAGGGTGTTCTAGCACTTTGACTAGATATTCAACAGCTGTTCCCCCAAAAATTGCTATAGCTCCTGCTGAAGATCCTTGCACAACAGGATCCTCATCATTTAGTAATGCTTTAAGTAGGTCGGGCAATGCTTCTGGATCACCAACTAATTTAAGTGTTTTTGCGGCAGCTCTCCTCACGGTTACATTCTTACTATTTAATAATGCTTGGCGAAGTTGAGGTAAGGCTTTAGGGCCTATTAATCCAAGACTTTCAGAGAATGTTCTCCTAAGCAGGCCTCTTTGGTCTGCAAGCCCTGCTATAAGCGCTCTGATTTGACTTTCAGTTCCTTCAAGCTTTTGACCTTTTTTAAGACTTAAAGTCAATTCTTTGGCAAGAGTCGCAGCCTCGTCGGCAGTAAGGCTTAATTCTTGAGTATTAATTGAGGACAGGAAGCTTTCGTTCAAACTTCAAATAATTCTAATTCTATTATGGTGTGTTAGGCATTGCTAAAAGCTCTAGCTAAGCATTTAGCTTTGTAAATTCCTCCGAGAGGCTTTCTATGCAATTAGTAAATTAGTTATATGAATTAAATCTGATTTATATATGAAATCAGACTTGTTTGATAATTTGCCTTGTCTTCCTAAAGATTTGGCTTTTAGCATTTTAGACACTCCAGTTAATTGCTTGAAACTTTCAAGTGACTATTACAAAGCAATTTTTCATTTAGCTAAATACCCAGGGTTTGAAACCGAAGAAAAACTTATTTTCTTTCTTAACAATCAATCTTCTGAGCAGCCTATACACATTGCAAAAAGAAAAGCGATAGAAGTTTTAGCTCAATTAAATTGTAAGCGGGCAATGCCTTTTATTAGAGTTTATTTAGATAGTCCTGATCCATATACTGTAGAAAGCACCATATGGTCATTGCAAGAACTTGGTTGCCGAGATAAAGCCTTTGTTAGAAAAGTCAGTTCTTTACTTTGTAAGCCAAATCAAAATCATAGGTTTCTAATTCAAGCACTTGTCAAAATGGAAGCAAAATCTGAAATTCATATAATAAGAGATTTTTTTAATAATCCAATTGCATCACAAGCTGCGAAAGGTGCATGTATAGCAGCATTCTCAAAATTGATAGGAGACAAATCTTGCTTGGATCAATTGCAGGATTTCTTGAAATCTTCAAATCAGAATGATAGACAATCTGCTGTTCAAGATATTATAGATTCCAATAGTATAAATCTTCTTCCAAGAGTTCTAGAAGCTCCAATATCTCCATTTTTTAAATGCCGTGCAATTAATTCTTTATTCACTGAAGATTTGTCACCTGAGAAGAATCAGGGAATTAATGTTCTAGAATTTATTAATAGAGTTTTAATTGATAATCCAAGTCAGATATCTAATTTATACCATTATGGAAGCACTACAGATGTAAATTATTTGATCAATCAGCTACTCAATACAGATTTTGCAAAATCTTATGGCGCAATAGAAATTTTGATGACCAAAGATATCAGAGATCTATTACCTTGCTTAAAGAAATTATGGGATAAATTGACAAAAGATTATGGCTCGATTTATTTCTTGACAATGCTTTTTAGAGACATAGGAAAGCTAGAAAAACATGATCAAAATAAAATTAAAAAGTTCTTATTTTCTTGTTTAGGAAATAATTGGCCTTTGTTTATGAAGTTTAGGCCTTCAGCAATTATATCTTTAATGATGATAGACAAAGCTATGTGCAAAGATTATATACCTAATTGGCTAGATGAAAAAAATAATCCATATTGGGCTTGTCGCTATGCTGTATTGATGTCTATTGAAGACTCATTTAATCTAGATGAAATAATAGAATTTTCTCCAATTATCCAAACTCTTAATCGAGATAGTCATAGGTTTGTACGAGCAAAGGCTTTACAGATTGCTTCTAAGTTCTAGATTATTTAATTAAGAAAATATTAATCAATATTTTCTTCTAGCCTGACAAATTTAAGAGCACCAGATATCGAACCCCAAATCTTTTCATTTGTATCTATATCAAATCCTTCATCTATACTCACCCAGCTATGTTTATTTATCTCCACTTGGCTTATTAAATAAGTTTCTTTGCCATCCTTTTGTATGATACATTTCTTACAATTCTTTAGCTTTCCTATATAATGACCTTTATCTAATTCGGTAAATTCCATTTCGCAACCATTTCTAATTTTTATTTGACCTGCTTCGATATATTTCAGTAAATCACTTTGGAATCCAGCTCCAGCAACTTTTTTTGAATTAGTCAACATGAAATTCTTTAATAAAAAAGTGTTATTCTCGTAATATAATTTATGTACAGCTTGACGATATGGCGACCATGGACTGTAGTTGAAACTTTGCTCGGAATAAAAACTAGGCACATTAAATAAATCAATTGGAAGCGTTCTTACATATATATCAATATGTGCAAAGTCTTTTGGACTATTAATTGCTTGCTCTTTATTACTAAAGTGACCGGTAAATGCTCTAGTAAAGTTATCTAATCTACTTAGATTCATTAATTCTTACTTCAGAGCAGAACGAAGATTGCAATATCCCTGACCCTTTTGTTGTACTAACAATAGATGACCTGCATCGAAAATTATCGGTTTGAAACCATATCTTTTCCTCTGCAAAAGATTGATTATATTCCGTTGATAATATCAAGGTGCCATCATCTAAAAAATTAAACTTAGATATGGTTTTTACTTTTTCGGTATAGCCAATGCTTCGAATAATAATCCCATTTTCTTTCCCAGTTATTATAGGAACTAATATAGTTGATCCTTGCATGTTGCCTTCTAGATCATTATTTCCCCAATCACTATCTGGATTCCAACTTATTTTAAAAGGGGATTTAATAGTTCCAGTTTGAGCGTTGTACTCCTCAGCCAGTTTTTTGACATTGGGATTATTACTAGTTAAAGATTCAATTGAAATAGTACTGACAATGTCTTCAAATTGCTTGAAAGCTAGGGAATGGCTGCTTCTCATTGACTTCCATTTGCCTAGGCTTTGAGCGACAAATTGCTCAATCCTCATCTTCAGTATTTAAAGCTTTTTCTTTACCAGCCCTTAAATCTGGATGACTACCTTGTTGAATCATTCTTACCATTGAATCCACCATCATTGACATTGCCATTGGAACTTCTTTGCCGGATGGAGTTTGAGCGGATTGATCCCCTGGTTTTTTGTTCGAATTAGGTCTCTTTATAGTCATTCTAATGTTTCTTGCATCAACAATTTAGATTATCACTAGTTGCAAAACCCTTTTGATAGGCAGCAGTCTTTATAAAGCTTGATGTCCTAGCCCCTATAGGGGAGTCCCAAAATCGCTCGTAAGGGACTACATCCTCACCAAACAACTCTTGGTATTCTATTGAATCTATAATTGAATCAATATGATTATCGAAACCATAAGAGTTAATCAACTCTATATTGTTTATTAGCTCATTTTGATCAACGATTGGCCGTCCAAGTAAATGCTTGAAATTCATTTCTAAGCATTTAATCTGACTGACTTTTGTAAAATAGTGATATTTGTAGAAACTTGACTTAGCAAGATCTCTTACAAAATCTCTAATACAGATATCTCCATTCCGGAGTCGTCTTTCAGAGTCTATAGACTTTTCACTATCCATTGGGTACAAGTTTCCATAAACTTGTTTATAACAAGCAGTTATTGCAATTTTTAGTGAAGAGTCGTCATATGGTGTATATACTTGATAAGTAAAAGCCTCAATATTATCTGTAATATACTTTTTACCAATTGGTTTTTGTTCAATTAGATAATTCTCACGTTTATATAATCTAGTAAAAGTATTCTCAAGTGATATTAGGTTTGGTTTTAAGCCTGAATATAAGTTTTCCTTGAATTTAGTTGGTTGGCCTGGCATACAAGCACTTTTTGAGTGCATATAATAAGTAGTCTGATTACTTCCCGCCACTCTACTTTTACCATAGCTGATTGGATGCTTGGTGTTTATACCTGAAAGTATTCTTTCGAAAGAATTTTTAGTAAGATGTTTCATTTAAGAGATTGATCAATTATCCAGATCTGCCATAAGTATATTTTCCATTTTTGATGAAGTATCAAGTTTGAATTTTTTAATACTAACCTTGTCCAGTATTAATACTGCAATAATAGTTATAATTATTTCTAAAAAGAATACAAATGAGAATGCTATTAATGGATTTTCAGGCCCTGATATAACCCTTCCAATATCCAGCAAGCCTCCTCCTAGTAACTTGCCCATAGCTCTTGAGAGCGCTTGTGCAAGTCCCCATACCCCTACAAATGTGCCTGCCACTTCCGGTAAAGTTAAATCAAGCATTAAAGATAGTGCACTATTTGTAGCTATACCCGCTGCTAATCCAAATATGAATAATACTCCGAATAGTAGGTTTTCATTTTTAACAAAACCACTCAAGACTAATAAAATTAGTGATGATGTTATCATCCAGCAACCAATTTTTGCAGTTGAGAACTTCCCAATCCTAGGCGTTATCCATAGGCCTGCAATTAAAAGTCCTATGAGTGTACCTACTCCCCAATATGCATTTAGTAATGTTGTTTTAGATATTGGTAAACTAAAAACTTCAGCTCCAAAACTTTCTAAAATTGGATCTTGCAAGAAAAGACCTAATGTATAAAAAATTAGGAAGCTAAAGAATATAAATATTTGCTTACTAGATAATATCAATGCCCAAGCTTCTTTAAGGCCAATTTCCTTGGCTTCATTTTTTTTACTATGTATTTGCTTTGTACCTTTTTTTTCAATCCCTAGACAAGAAATGATTGAAATTGCAAAGATAATTAAACCGACTCGAAGCATAAATTTCTGCAGGGTTGTCTGCAAAATCAATGGGTCAGATATTCCATCAAGACCTTTAGTTGCTATTGATATTGCTATCGCACCTACGACTATTCCAATCGTTAGCATACACCAGATAATTCCAACCACTCTAGGCCTTTCCTTTTCATTGGTAATGTCAATGACTAGAGCTAAATAAGGGGTTGTAGCCATTGAAATGGCTAACCCATATAGCGCAAAAAGTGAACATAATCCGAGGGCGCTTAAGACTATCGCTGGAGTTGAACCACTACTTAAGGCATTATTAGTAATAAATATTACTGGGATCGAAAGAATTGCAAGTAGGCAAAATAAAGCAGTTCCAATATATATATAGGGAGTTCTTTTTTTTCCTTTGATGGGCCATCGATCAGAAATATTGCCAAAAAGGACTCGTGAAGGTGCCACTAATTGTTCAAAGGCCAGTCCTCCTCCTACCAGTATTGCGGGGAAAGCAAGTTCAGAAATCATTATTCGATTCAGCATCCCAGCAAAAATTACTGCTAGACACCCCAAGCATCCTTGGAATAAGCTCAACCTTGCAAGCTTTATCGGGGGCAGATGAGTTGAGTTTTCCAAGGTAATCTCAGTATCAATAGGTATGATTTCTTCTCAACAGATTAGTATTTATAGAATTAATTGTTTTAAATTTCATTATATATAATGTATTGCTTTAATAAGGTGATCAAATGATAGAGCCTATTTCGAACACTAAGATCCAGAATATTTGTTGTATAGGGGCTGGGTATGTAGGGGGCCCCACAATGGCTGTGATCGCAGATCGCTGCCCCTCCATACAAGTAAAAGTTGTTGATATTAATCAAGCAAGAATTGATGCCTGGAATAGCTCTGATCTCAGTAAATTACCAGTTTATGAACCCGGTTTAGATCTAGTAATAAGTCGAGCAAGAAATAGGAATTTATTTTTTTCTATAAATGTTGAAGATGCTATTGCTCAAGCAGATATGGTTTTTATATCTGTAAATACTCCTACGAAAACTAAAGGCCTGGGAGCTGGTAAGGCAAGTGATCTTCGTTGGGTTGAGGCTTGTGCTCGTCAAGTAGCAAAGTTTGCGAAGCAACATACGATTGTTGTTGAGAAAAGTACTTTGCCAGTAAGGACTGCAGAAGTAATTAAAACTATTCTCGAAGCAGCACAGTCTTCTTTGGGCAACATTTTGAACCCATCTACATTTGATGTTTTGTCCAATCCTGAATTCTTAGCAGAAGGGAGTGCTATCAAGGATTTAGAGAATCCTGATCGAGTTTTGATTGGCGGTGAAAGTAAACAAGCTATTGAATCATTAGCTTGGATATATAAGCATTGGGTAGCTGAAGAGAAGATCTTAAGAACTAATATTTGGAGTAGTGAGTTGGCAAAACTAACAGCAAATGCCTTTTTGGCCCAGCGAATTAGTTCTATTAATTCTATAGGGGCTTTATGTGAAGCTACTGGAGCCGATGTTAGAGAGGTGGCCAGAGCGATAGGAACTGACAGTAGAATAGGGTCAAAGTTTTTGGATGCAGGCCCTGGATTTGGTGGTAGTTGTTTTAAAAAGGATATTCTTAATCTTGTATATTTGTCGCGACACTTTGGTTTGCCAGAAGTTGCTGATTTTTGGGAAGGTGTAGTTGAATTAAATACATGGCATCAACATCGCATATCAAGATTAGTAGTTAAAAAACTCTTTGGTACTTTGTCTGGTAAACGTATAGCTTTACTTGGCTTTTCTTTTAAAGCAAATACAAATGATACTAGGGAGTCTTCTGCTATTAATATTGCTAAAGATTTATTGGATGAGGGAGCACTACTTTCTATTCATGACCCAAAAGTTAGCCCTAGTCAAATAGAGCGTGACTTGGGACAGGCAAGGGCTAATTTGAAAAATATTGAATTGAATAAAAATTCAATGGAAGGGATATGGTGGTTTTCTGAAGATATTTATGAAGTATGTTCAGCGGCCGATGCAGTGTTGATTTTGACGGAATGGCACCAATACTCTGAAATTGATTGGCCATTAGTTGCAACAAAAATGAGAAATCCTGCATGGGTATTTGATGCAAGATCAATAATTAATTCAGAAAAAGTATTATCTGCTGGATTACAATTCTGGCGGGTAGGAGATGGATCAGAATTAGACTCTTAGAGTCTTAATCACTTTAAATTAAGTAATCGAATACGGAATTTTGCGATTTTTATAGCTTCGGCACGTGAATTTTTGAGGAATGGATGATCTTTAATCAAATTGAGTATTTCATTAATTTTTTCGTCTACTAATAATTCACTTTGCTTTTGAAACTGATGGGTTTTCCATGCATCATCAAAAGCCATTGAGAAACTATCAGCATTGTTATAAACATTATTTTTGCTCTGCATTTTAATTAACCATTTTTTGATAATGCTACCTAATTAACACTTTCCCTTGAAAGAAAAAGGTCTTTAGCTAAGTGGATTGATAAATTGTGTGAACACTTTAAAATGCCAGGACGCAGATTTGAACTGCGGACACGGCGATTTTCAGTCGCCTGCTCTACCAACTGAGCTATCCCGGCTTGTCGCAATGGCTACTTCTTGATCTTATATCAGCAATAGGACCATATAACTTTGTTGTTCCCAACCTATTGAATTTGAGTTGCATTTATCTTTGCTTCCTAACTGCTTGCATTGCTAGATATGCCACACCTTCAGCCGGTTGCCTATTAGAACTCACAATTGGGATTCCTATTTTCCTTTCTCTTATTCGACGCCATTGAGGGTTCCGAGCTCCTCCTCCGATAGTGATTATTCTTTTAGGCTTGCTGCCAATTAGATCTCTAAATTTAGACCAACCCTTTTTCTCTATATTCGCCATTCCTTCAAGAAGCCCATGTAAATATAGAGAGTCACTGATTGGTCTTGGTTCGAGAATGGGGTCTAAATTTGGATCCTCAACAGGGAATCTCTCTCCTTTGCATGCTAAGGGAAGGAGATTTAAGCCACTATCTATTTCTGGATCTATTTGTCTGCTTAACTCCATCAGATCTTTATCAGAAAAAAATTGCTTTAGAACTGAACACCCAGCATTCGAAGCTCCTCCAGCTATCCATTGCCCTCCAAGGAAATGATTCGTAACCCCTGGCTCTTGCATTGGTTTATTAACAAACCGTTTAATTACTATTGTGCTTCCTAAAACAGTTACACCATCATCGAAATCTGGGTTGCTTGCAAGAATTGCTGCATTTGAATCCGTAGTTCCTAAAATTATTTGCATGTTTTGTGGGAGATCTAGCGCTTTTGCTATTGATTCAGAAACTGTTCCAATAGAATGACCGCTAGGTATAATTTTAGGAAGATGATTCTCAAGGTTTAATTTTCCAATTTCTTCGTTCCATTTTTGGCTTAATAAGTTCCAACCAAGTTTAAGATTATTCCCTTCTTCTCCATACTCCCAATTATTTGCTAGCCAACCAATTATCCAATCTGCTTGATGCCTCAAGAGGATTTTGCTTCCATATTTGTTTACCAGATAAATTGCTTTAGAGATGCTTGGTGTTGAATTTAATTTGCTTTTGTTGTTGCCAGCCTTCTTAGGTACGCTCTCTTTTATATCATCCAGAGAAATATAATATGGTATTGCAGGTCCTAATGGTTTCCCTTGAGAATCGCATGCTAATAATGTTCCCGAAGTACCATCGACTGCACAGGCTGAGATTTTATTTTTAAGCTTTTTAGGTGTATTTTTAATTAACAAACTAATGCACTTTACCCATTCATTGCAATCCTTCAGCTCAGTCAGATAATTTTCCGAAGAAGAATAAATAAGTTTTTTTTGAGCATTAATAATTGCAATCCGAACCCCACTAGTGCCAAGGTCTATTCCCATGGCTAATTGATCGTCTTTCATCTGTTAATTGTTTAACTTTGGCGGCGTAAAAGTTCGTTTACTTTGCCCTCTATTTTTTCCCAAGGTAAATCAAGATCTGGTCGCCCAAAATGCCCATAAGCAGCGACATTCCTATAGAACTTGCCTGAATTTTTTTTAGGAAGTTCTCTTAATCCAAATTCTTGAATTATTGCTCCAGGTCGAAGGTCAAAGTTTTCTTTTACTAAGTTTGTTAGATCCTCATTTGAAAGTTTTCCGCTCCCAAACGTCTCAACAAGTATTGAAACTGGGTTAGCTACTCCTATTGCATAACTTAATTGCACCTCAGCTCTTTTGGCTAAACCAGCTGCCACGATTGCTTTTGCGACAAACCTGGCTGCATAAGCTGCAGACCTATCTACTTTGGTTGGGTCTTTACCTGAAAAGGCTCCACCACCATGTCTTGCATAGCCACCATAAGTATCAACAATAATTTTTCTGCCCGTTAAGCCTGCATCTCCTTGTGGACCACCTACGACAAACTTACCGGTGGGATTTACTAAAAATCTTGTTTTCTCTTGACTGGGTTGTAGTTTTAGATCTGCTGTTGCAGGCTTTACAACATATTCCCATAGGTCTTTAGTAATCCGATCCCGAATGCCTGACTCACTGGAGATATTGTCAATTTGAGCAGAGTGCTGAGTTGAAATTAGGATTGTATCAATTGCAATTGGTTCGTCATTCTCATATACAACACTGACTTGAGTTTTGCCATCAGGCAGTAAATATTTCAACGTCTCTTCATGGCGAACTTTTGCTAATTGTCTTGCAAGTCGATGAGCCAGGCTAATTGGTAAAGGCATTAATTCGGGAGTTTCATCACACGCATAGCCAAACATTATGCCTTGATCTCCAGCTCCTACTTTGTCAAAAGGGTCTTCAGTTTGATCTTCAGCTTCATTAACACCTTGAGCTATATCTGGCGATTGCTGATCTAGTGCTACGAGTACTGCGCAGCTGTTTGCATCAAATCCCCCTGCTTTGGCATTTTTGTAACCAATTTCTTTTATGACACTTCTTACGAGATTAATGAAATCAACTTCAGCTGAAGACGTTACTTCTCCTGTAACTAGACATAAGCCAGTATTTACAACGGTTTCGCAAGCAACTCTGCTGGCAGGATCTTTCTCAAGCAAAGCATCAAGGATTGCGTCGCTTATTTGATCGCAAATTTTGTCTGGGTGACCTTCCGTAACTGATTCGGAAGTAAATACGAAACTGCTCATTAAGTCTTTGTTCTGATTTCCCAAGTATTAATTTTATGATTTTACTGAATATTTAACTCATCCCAATGATGAATTAGATGGTCATATTCATATAGGAGAGGTTTCTGGGACCATCCTGCAGTGTATCCAAGGACAATTTTAACTTTACTTTGTTTAGCCATGAATAGATCAGTGTCAGCATCGCCTACTAGGGCGCACTCTTGAGCTTCTAACTTTAGAGTCTTACAAAGATTGCTTACTGCAAGTGGGTTAGGTTTTTTAGGCAGGTCATCACTGCTCCAAAGACCTGTAAAAGTCTTTTCTAGCTTGTTCTTTTTTAAGAATGCAATAAGTCCTGTTTTTGTGTCATTGCTTATTAAAGCCAAAGAAATATTTTTTCTTTTTAGGATTTGAAGAATTTCCAACACTCCAGGTAGTATCTGATCTGAGTAATCTTCGGAAAAAATTTCATTAATAGCTTTATCCGCTGATTTGAAAATTTGATTAGCAAATTGAAGAGAGTTTGGCCAGGTTTCACCAATTAGAGAGAAGATAGTCGCTGTAGAAATTAAATTATCTTTTCGAGAAGCTATTGCTAAAGAACTTGTGGGATCAATTCCTTGGGAATTAATCCCATAGATTAAGTTGAGGAACTTGCTGAGTTCTAAAATTTTTTCAAGAGGTTTTTTTTGCGACTGGTAAAGTCTAACGGCTTGATTAATTCTCATTTTGCCAAGCCTATTTAAACGCTTTTCACTATTTACAAGAGTCCCATCTTTATCAAATAAAATACCTTTTACAACGCCAAGAGGCTCGCCTCTAAGAAGTAATTGAGGCATCTTGCTGCAATTAATTATATTTCCATAGATGCGATAGGGTTTTCACCTTCTTCTGCTTGCTCAAGTAGCATCTCCTTATATTTTGCTGCCATTTCCTCAGCTTTATCAAATACCTTTTGAGGGTCCGTTAACATATCTCCTGGTTCTGGCTCTAACGCTTTTGTTGATAAAGAAATACGACCACGTTCAGCAT is part of the Prochlorococcus marinus str. MIT 0919 genome and harbors:
- a CDS encoding HAD family hydrolase, with protein sequence MPQLLLRGEPLGVVKGILFDKDGTLVNSEKRLNRLGKMRINQAVRLYQSQKKPLEKILELSKFLNLIYGINSQGIDPTSSLAIASRKDNLISTATIFSLIGETWPNSLQFANQIFKSADKAINEIFSEDYSDQILPGVLEILQILKRKNISLALISNDTKTGLIAFLKKNKLEKTFTGLWSSDDLPKKPNPLAVSNLCKTLKLEAQECALVGDADTDLFMAKQSKVKIVLGYTAGWSQKPLLYEYDHLIHHWDELNIQ